One genomic window of Bacteroidota bacterium includes the following:
- a CDS encoding SOS response-associated peptidase has translation MCGRFGFSVPKNLVEERFDISVDELYLPRYNCAPTQFLGVISNAEPGILSYFRWGLVPFWAKDISIGNKLINTRAETILEKPSFKSSFKRRRCLVPADGFYEWKKEKIKVPHRIMLRSGEPFAMAGIWDSWMDAAGNELRTFSIITTTPNELMTGIHNRMPVILAREAEKKWLEETDERALLELLKPYPAEEMKAYKISSAVNSPAHDSPEILNNF, from the coding sequence ATGTGTGGAAGATTCGGATTTTCGGTGCCAAAAAACCTCGTTGAGGAACGATTCGATATCAGCGTTGATGAACTGTATTTACCGCGTTATAACTGCGCCCCGACACAGTTTTTAGGTGTAATTTCAAATGCTGAACCCGGTATTTTAAGCTATTTTCGTTGGGGTTTGGTGCCCTTCTGGGCGAAGGATATTTCTATCGGAAATAAATTGATAAATACGCGTGCGGAAACCATCCTGGAAAAACCATCTTTTAAAAGTTCGTTCAAAAGAAGACGCTGCCTGGTGCCTGCTGATGGTTTTTATGAATGGAAAAAAGAGAAAATTAAAGTACCGCACCGCATCATGCTCCGCTCCGGGGAGCCGTTTGCAATGGCCGGCATTTGGGATAGCTGGATGGATGCAGCAGGAAATGAACTGCGCACTTTTTCCATTATCACCACAACGCCAAACGAGCTGATGACCGGTATTCACAACCGTATGCCCGTTATACTTGCACGCGAAGCAGAAAAAAAATGGCTAGAAGAGACAGACGAACGCGCATTGCTAGAGCTTCTGAAACCTTACCCTGCAGAGGAAATGAAAGCGTATAAAATATCTTCAGCGGTGAATTCTCCGGCACATGACAGCCCCGAGATTCTAAATAATTTTTAG
- a CDS encoding T9SS type A sorting domain-containing protein, producing the protein MRQNRHLFIILILCSIYLSKLNAQTTVTASGGNAVGSSGTVSYTVGQVVYTTDTSTIGSVAKGVQQPFEISIITEMETYTGIMLQCSVFPNPTAGELTLKVENCFLKSFSYKLFDISGHLLANKKLTTNETVISMNDLTPGSYFLDVIEDKLVVKAFKIIKR; encoded by the coding sequence ATGCGACAAAACAGACATTTATTCATAATATTGATACTATGCAGTATCTATCTTTCGAAACTTAATGCACAAACCACTGTCACTGCTTCCGGTGGTAACGCTGTTGGAAGTTCAGGAACGGTAAGCTATACTGTAGGTCAGGTGGTTTATACAACAGATACCTCAACAATAGGCTCGGTTGCAAAAGGTGTTCAACAGCCGTTCGAAATATCTATTATCACTGAAATGGAGACTTATACCGGAATCATGTTGCAATGTTCTGTATTTCCAAATCCTACGGCGGGCGAACTAACGTTGAAGGTTGAAAACTGTTTTCTTAAGTCCTTTTCGTACAAGCTATTTGATATTAGTGGGCATCTTCTTGCAAATAAAAAACTGACTACGAATGAAACTGTTATTTCTATGAACGATCTGACGCCAGGTTCCTATTTTCTAGATGTAATCGAGGATAAACTTGTAGTGAAAGCATTTAAAATAATTAAACGATAG